The following are encoded together in the Drosophila biarmipes strain raj3 chromosome 3L, RU_DBia_V1.1, whole genome shotgun sequence genome:
- the LOC108028273 gene encoding mediator of RNA polymerase II transcription subunit 13 isoform X1, with translation MTHQNHQTNGASLEDCHTNFYALTDLCGIKWRKFVNGERPNASSDPLADPILRSYSRCIQADMLCVWRRVQSTKTDNADPNALTFEITTSTKVHPPLSLAAAKELWIFWYGEEPDLSELVDAELLRVAANQALWNGTWKGALTYECRSLLFKALHNLMERFVLTKDIVRFGKWFVQPCTSSDRLFGRSSQHLSFSFTFFVHGDTVCASIDLREHPAVRPLTKEHLAEAAAAFAASSSPPGSTGSAATAGGAVPNSGQDPNGAGIEPLDGGEGAAKAAPPAHARKVMLAPFGIAAILTGNSYKASDPIAEKILEDWASFFPLCNKDNSDVPPVVEVVSGGHKMYHPTNYVLVTDLDDMEHMEFVEMQKMQSSVGGAAAEAAVLASLSCPPGSASAPSSLGAAPSATAIPVGPASHNAPGAGATASSAAKEVSRKAAPQAVSALERLAFQPYYDQRPTSGFTFNTNNTHIPASAAVEMPERTWQDCVMNTLHVDAAAAAASTTPASGAGTAGDGDENEQNKPPQQDSKQLVQQQIQQQQQQQQRQKLWNFVDPMQKAPCICTNAQSSSHSISNSSNISNISNNKRQQQPLGSPALRAAVTGASGNKSSSSSSSSSSSSSSSLSYQQHYHQQHLQQQQQQRPGTPVPPAAAAATSHHSSSLGNTSASNSSATALRRHNVPFHKRLLHSLASTASSTASTFRAKNHSNTTTDTNIPKQRHLGNTPHGTPHGGASTYSRNSLGGDSSMPVASVESPATPAPSPHPNSAHSQPTSVPPAEQLLNMSPHAPTSVSNLQQPPTPIDHLLDKNTPAPTPTDQHDNKSITASPYVHQTPSVEPPSYTDHAAGGGAAGGQSLGTGPGSVPAQQPATPTAATSAAGAGPGGASNAVGGSTVGTISVKKLEMQQQTPSAAMAIKQEPGAQGRGAGGVTSTTEAMNNLRRLYNPPKLTLKDPDSFYDDEWLKEVIYDFQYQENWDYLTVKRPKLDKQRRPRYAKNLYEGHTHVKPLMPSPGSVYGSQLLSLDVSATSAAGGVGGSAAGSSSGGLVGIANSTANGSDAEAESGSSFFQGLDIKTEPGLHSPSCKETSKSSGGGNSSGGGSGGNLFTAEGLNPSLNDLEQLFETSSNDECSSVQIHTPPDSNNPSNGGCSAVTNTIEDLKRSTAVTSAVVAAAAAAAAASGAGNIQAEDLTKMFPTPPSHEQQHPNSSPCQTDVVMTDLSVDTTTTSITSSSIATTCNTTITSSINNTTTTGCSNTSSSIILAAVQAPVTVVAIQTVSKLVKQEYNLELGSPVEEPIDDWNYVYRPPQQEKFVGSTRYAPLTNLPSQTQPPLSLPPGCFYQPTWSSHKSRAATLAKAAAAQQQQHQKHQALQQRIQLHQQKLQQLQHQHHQQQQAAAAAAAAAAGGVGHQKHQHQHLHDLLSAAPRTPLTPSTVPQPLSSGGSQLLLNQLNCPQAPPGSSMQQLMHRAGMSPISPGPGMGPYAARSSPMSRATPTHPPPPYPYDLAVASPATSTSSYLNRPLHSQEHPHMHGMGGGGAGGVGGPGQGAGGHMGMMPYTGDAGIASGGTAMTAGPSSLLQELPEVNSVLVNILLYDTALNVFRDHNFDSSSVCVCNADTQKIGNIRGADSGVYVPLPGVSFNPFPTGGGGGGPGGAGGTAAGQRMLNGPSSAGFGGMRMINAFGGSPASVSMPGAGSGHGHGPNGGSNSSSCTPPSSNAHITGYVDDDPVECTCGFSAVVNRRLSHRAGLFYEDEVEITGIADDPGRNKQPTLLSIIQSLSRKNQIKPGPGETSSALEKIGAGGVANGQLEQLTHAVFDLLLDQCSIIQTSSSSVHRALQSHRRRMSRQRRIFGTNGAPTASLASIANVLEFMDAHDVISLALEQARLAFENQRMDNMMDFHGNGSSSSHQQQQLTAFHTPPPALRHKLAGIGAGRLTVHKWPYLPVGFTRSNKEIVRTMNAIQPMLQNAFHCKSRGGSGSKDASSYNTVSGPLTWRQFHRLAGRASGQCEPQPIPSVVVGYEKDWISVAPHSIHYWDKFLLEPYSYARDVVYVVVCPDNEHVTSCTRSYFRELSSTYEMCKLGKHTPIRGWEGILQVGAARNNVPAEREITPLDDWLRTLEHTALAEQIRRYAVAFIHQLAPYLSRVPNDKTLLNPPDGSGNSSSKGGSSSTSNSSSVTGLPGGDLPTDNIKLEPGTEAPVQPMETNEIKQEPGAGKGASAAGDTKPALILGDPLGMGETLEDINPSAIVLYVVNPFTFASDSCELERLALIALLRCYAELLKAVPDSVRSQMNIQIISLESVMELGPCGNRKRFSDEIRCLALNIFSQCRRHLVHAQSVKSLTGFGTAANMEAFLKTKDEPNRRAYKMYTAPFVLAPMHERNDKTDFSRSAGSMHGQNEHRYSVMYCNYCLSEDQAWLLATATDERGELLEKICINIDVPNRARRRKAPARYVALKKLMDFIMGIISQTSQMWRLVIGRIGRIGHSELKSWSYLLSKQQLQKASKQFKDMCKQCTLMYPPTILSACLVTLEPDAKLRVMPDQFTPDERFSQISMQNPLATPQDVTCTHILVFPTSAVCAPFTRQFQNEPQVDDDFLTFEEEGNDDFDDEIGDLFWGDTHIDRVSNHGSPGRMDDNRSWQSAGGNNFKCTPPQEVEEVGSLNQQPISVGYMVSTAPTGRMPAWFWSACPHLEDVCPVFLKTALHLHVPSIQSADDILNSTNAHQSANDHPLDSTLTADVLRFVLEGYNALSWLALDSNTHDRLSCLPINVQTLMDLYYLTAAIA, from the exons ccaaCCAAGCGCTTTGGAATGGCACATGGAAAGGAGCCCTCACCTACGAGTGCCGATCGCTGCTCTTCAAGGCGCTGCACAATCTCATGGAGAG GTTCGTGCTCACCAAGGACATTGTTCGATTTGGCAAATGGTTCGTGCAGCCCTGCACCTCCAGCGATCGTCTCTTTGGACGAAG ctcCCAGCACTTGTCCTTCTCATTCACGTTCTTCGTACATGGCGACACAGTTTGCGCCTCCATAGACTTGCGCGAACATCCCGCAGTGCGTCCGCTGACCAAGGAGCATTTGGCCGAGGCGGCGGCCGCCTTTGCAGCGTCCAGTTCTCCGCCAGGATCGACAGGATCTGCGGCGACAGCGGGCGGAGCAGTGCCTAATTCTGGTCAGGACCCAAATGGCGCCGGAATAGAGCCACTCGATGGCGGCGAGGGGGCGGCCAAGGCAGCGCCACCGGCGCATGCGCGCAAGGTGATGCTGGCCCCCTTCGGAATCGCGGCCATACTCACCGGCAATAGCTATAAGGCCAGCGATCCCATAGCCGAGAAGATCCTCGAGGACTGGGCCTCGTTTTTTCCGCTGTGCAATAAGGACAACTCGGATGTGCCACCCGTGGTGGAAGTGGTGTCGG GTGGTCATAAGATGTATCATCCCACGAACTACGTACTAGTCACCGACCTGGACGACATGGAGCACATGGAGTTCGTCGAGATGCAGAAGATGCAGAGCTCAGTGGGTGGAGCGGCGGCCGAGGCGGCTGTCCTGGCCTCGCTCTCCTGCCCGCCGGGCTCAGCGTCTGCCCCTTCTTCCCTGGGAGCAGCTCCTTCTGCCACAGCGATTCCCGTGGGTCCGGCTTCTCACAATGCtccaggagcaggagccacCGCGTCATCCGCCGCCAAAGAGGTATCCCGCAAGGCGGCGCCCCAAGCCGTCAGCGCCCTGGAGCGTCTCGCCTTCCAGCCCTACTACGATCAACGGCCCACCTCGGGCTTCACCTTCAATACCAACAATACTCACATACCCGCCTCGGCTGCCGTGGAAATGCCGGAGCGCACCTGGCAGGATTGCGTGATGAACACGCTTCATGtggatgcagcagcagcagcggcatcTACCACACCCGCCTCGGGAGCTGGAACAGCTGGCGATGGCGACGAAAATGAGCAGAATAAACCGCCGCAGCAGGACTCCAAGCAACTGGTGCAGCAGCAGatccaacagcagcagcagcagcagcaacgtcAGAAGCTCTGGAACTTTGTGGATCCCATGCAAAAGGCGCCCTGCATATGCACCAA cGCCCaaagcagcagccacagcatCAGCAACAGTAGCAACATTAGCAAtatcagcaacaacaagcggcaacagcagccgcTGGGATCGCCGGCACTGCGGGCAGCAGTCACCGGCGCCAGTGGCAATaagtcgtcgtcgtcgtcatcatcatcgtcgtcttcgtcgtcgtcgtcgttgtcCTACCAGCAGCATTACCACCAGCAacatctgcagcagcagcagcaacagcgacCGGGAACACCTGTGccgccggcagcagcagcagcaacatcgcatCATTCCAGTTCCCTGGGCAACACTTCCGCCTCCAATTCTTCCGCGACCGCCCTCCGGCGGCACAATGTGCCGTTCCACAAGCGGTTGCTGCACTCGCTGGCGtccaccgcctcctccacgGCCTCCACCTTTAGAGCCAAAAACCACAGCAACACCACAACAGACACCAATATACCAAAACAAAG ACATCTGGGGAACACACCTCATGGAACGCCACATGGTGGGGCCTCGACGTACTCCAGGAATTCCTTGGGTGGCGACTCCTCGATGCCGGTGGCCTCCGTGGAATCCCCGGCCACGCCGGCCCCTTCTCCGCATCCAAACTCGGCGCATTCGCAACCGACATCCGTGCCTCCCGCTGAGCAA CTACTCAACATGAGTCCACATGCACCCACTTCCGTTTCCAATCTGCAACAGCCGCCAACGCCCATTGACCATCTTCTGGACAAGAACACACCGGCGCCAACGCCAACGGATCAGCATGACAACAAGAGCATTACGGCCTCGCCTTATGTTCATCAGACGCCCAGCGTAGAGCCGCCTTCCTACACGGATCATGCGGCaggcggaggagcagctggTGGTCAATCTCTGGGCACTGGGCCGGGTAGTGTGCCCGCCCAGCaaccggccacgcccacagcgGCAACGTCAGCTGCCGGAGCAGGACCTGGAGGAGCTTCCAACGCAGTTGGAGGATCTACGGTGGGAACAATAAGCGTCAAGAAGCTTGAGATGCAACAGCAGACTCCGTCGGCAGCAATGGCCATCAAACAGGAACCGGGAGCTCAGGGCCGGGGGGCAGGAGGCGTGACTTCGACCACGGAGGCCATGAACAACTTGAGGCGTCTGTACAACCCGCCGAAGCTGACGTTGAAGGATCCGGACAGCTTCTACGACGACGAGTGGCTGAAGGAGGTCATTTACGACTTTCAGTACCAGGAGAACTG GGACTATCTGACGGTGAAGCGTCCCAAACTGGATAAGCAACGTCGGCCAAGGTACGCCAAGAACCTGTACGAGGGACACACGCACGTGAAGCCCCTGATGCCATCGCCGGGATCCGTTTATGGCTCGCAGCTGCTCTCCTTGGATGTCTCAGCGACGTCAGCGGCAGGAGGCGTCGGAGGATCAGCGGCGGGCAGTTCCAGCGGAGGATTGGTCGGCATCGCCAACAGCACAGCCAATGGCAGTGATGCGGAGGCCGAAAGCGGGAGCAGCTTCTTCCAGGGCTTGGACATTAAGACAGAGCCCGGATTGCATTCCCCCTCGTGCAAGGAGACCTCGAAATCCTCTGGCGGGGGCAACAGCAGCGGTGGCGGAAGCGGTGGTAATCTGTTTACCGCCGAAGGTCTGAACCCCTCGCTCAACGATTTGGAGCAGTTGTTTGAGACGAGCTCAAACGATGAGTGCAGCAGCGTGCAGATCCATACGCCACCCGATTCCAACAATCCCTCGAATGGCGGCTGCAGTGCTGTGACCAATACGATCGAAGACCTCAAGAGGAGCACGGCAGTGACCAGTGCGGTGGTGgctgcggcagcggcggcagcagcggcctCGGGAGCGGGCAATATCCAGGCGGAGGATCTCACCAAAATGTTCCCCACACCGCCGTCGCACGAGCAGCAGCACCCGAACTCCAGTCCCTGTCAAACGGACGTGGTCATGACGGATCTCAGTGTGGACACCACCACAACCAGTATAACCAGCAGTAGTATCGCCACTACCTGCAACACCACCATTACGAGTAGTATCAAcaacaccaccaccacaggctgtagcaacaccagcagcagtatTATCCTGGCAGCCGTACAAGCTCCCGTCACCGTGGTGGCAATCCAGACTGTTTCCAAGCTGGTGAAGCAGGAATACAACCTGGAGTTGGGTAGCCCCGTGGAAGAGCCCATCGATGACTGGAACTACGTCTACCGACCACCGCAGCAGGAAAAGTTTGTGGGTTCCACGCGCTACGCTCCACTGACCAACCTGCCCAGCCAGACGCAACCGCCTTTAAGTTTGCCTCCGGGATGTTTTTACCAACCCACCTGGAGTAGTCACAAGTCCAGAGCAGCCACACTAGCCAAAGCTGCGGCagctcagcagcagcagcatcagaaGCATCAGGCCCTTCAGCAGCGCATCCAATTGCATCAGCAGAAGttgcagcagctccagcaccagcatcatcagcagcaacaagcggcggccgcagcagcagcagcggcggcgggaGGAGTTGGCCACCAGAAGCACCAGCATCAGCATCTTCATGATCTTCTGTCAGCGGCACCAAGGACACCTCTAACGCCTTCGACTGTGCCCCAACCCTTAAGCAGCGGTGGCAGTCAGCTGTTGCTGAATCAATTGAACTGCCCACAGGCGCCGCcgggcagctccatgcagcaACTAATGCACCGAGCGGGAATGTCACCCATTTCACCGGGACCCGGTATGGGTCCCTATGCCGCCCGAAGTAGTCCCATGTCGAGGGCGACTCCCACGCATCCGCCGCCGCCATATCCCTACGACTTGGCTGTGGCCAGTCCAGCTACCTCTACATCGTCATACTTGAACCGGCCACTACACTCGCAAGAGCATCCGCACATGCATGGAATgggcggcggaggagcaggtggcGTCGGAGGTCCCGGACAAGGAGCTGGCGGGCACATGGGCATGATGCCCTACACTGGCGATGCGGGCATTGCCAGTGGTGGAACAGCGATGACAGCCGGGCCCTCGAGTCTGCTCCAAGAGCTGCCAGaagtgaattctgtgcttgtAAACATCCTGCTGTACGATACCGCTTTGAATGTCTTCCGGGATCACAACTTCGATAGCAGCAGTGTCTGCGTGTGCAATGCGGATACGCAAAAGATAGGCAATATTCGGGGAGCGGATTCCGGAGTGTATGTACCGCTGCCCGGCGTTAGCTTCAATCCATTTCCGActggtggaggaggaggtggaccgggaggagcaggaggaacTGCGGCTGGACAGCGAATGCTTAATGGACCCAGTTCCGCTGGTTTTGGCGGCATGCGGATGATCAATGCCTTTGGGGGTTCGCCGGCCTCTGTTTCTATGCCTGGAGCTGGCTCCGGACATGGTCACGGCCCGAACGGCGGCTCCAACTCGTCATCCTGCACGCCGCCCAGCAGCAATGCCCACATCACCGGCTATGTGGACGATGATCCCGTGGAGTGTACGTGTGGTTTTAGCGCTGTGGTCAACCGAAGACTCTCCCACCGCGCTGGACTCTTCTACGAGGATGAGGTGGAGATCACGGGCATAGCGGATGATCCGGGTAGAAATAAGCAGCCCACGTTACTCAGTATCATCCAGAGTCTCAGCCGGAAGAACCAGATTAAGCCGGGCCCGGGAGAAACGAGTTCTGCGTTGGAGAAAATCGGAGCGGGAGGAGTGGCAAATGGACAACTGGAGCAACTTACTCATGCTGTCTTTGATCTGCTGCTGGATCAGTGCTCCATTATCCAGACCTCCAGTAGTTCGGTGCACAGAGCTCTTCAATCGCATCGGAGACGAATGTCTCGTCAGCGAAGGATCTTTGGCACCAATGGAGCTCCCACCGCCTCATTGGCATCTATTGCAAATGTTCTAGAGTTTATGGATGCGCACGACGTGATCAGCCTGGCCCTGGAGCAAGCGAGATTGGCCTTTGAGAATCAGCGGATGGACAACATGATGGACTTTCATGGCAATGGCAGCAGTAGCTcccatcagcagcaacaactcaCAGCCTTTCACACGCCGCCACCGGCGTTGCGTCACAAGCTGGCGGGAATTGGTGCTGGTCGGTTGACAGTCCACAAGTGGCCATATCTACCCGTCGGCTTCACGCGGAGCAACAAGGAGATTGTGCGCACGATGAACGCTATACAGCCGATGCTGCAGAATGCCTTCCACTGCAAGTCAAGGGGCGGATCAGGTTCCAAGGATGCCAGTTCGTATAACACGGTGAGTGGACCGCTCACCTGGCGGCAGTTCCATCGCCTGGCAGGCCGCGCCTCCGGACAGTGTGAGCCGCAACCCATACCCTCGGTGGTAGTGGGTTACGAGAAGGATTGGATCTCAGTGGCACCGCACTCCATCCACTACTGGGATAAGTTTCTCTTGGAACCGTACTCCTATGCCAGGGATGTGGTCTACGTGGTGGTGTGTCCGGACAACGAGCATGTGACCAGTTGTACGCGCAGCTATTTCCGCGAACTGAGCAGCACCTACGAGATGTGCAAGCTGGGCAAGCACACGCCCATCCGCGGTTGGGAAGGTATCCTGCAGGTTGGCGCTGCCCGCAACAACGTGCCCGCGGAACGGGAGATCACTCCGTTAGATGACTGGCTGCGTACTTTGGAGCATACGGCTCTGGCGGAGCAAATCCGTCGTTATGCAGTGGCTTTCATTCACCAATTGGCTCCATATCTGAGTCGAGTGCCTAATGATAAGACGCTGCTGAATCCACCCGATGGCTCTGGAAACTCTAGCTCCAAGGGAGGCAGCTCTTCAACCTCGAACAGCTCTTCTGTCACTGGATTGCCTGGCGGGGATTTACCCACGGATAATATAAAGCTTGAACCAGGAACAGAAGCTCCAGTTCAGCCGATGGAAACCAATGAAATAAAACAGGAACCAGGGGCAGGGAAGGGAGCCTCTGCAGCAGGAGACACCAAACCCGCTCTGATCCTAGGCGATCCGTTGGGCATGGGCGAGACTTTGGAGGACATCAACCCATCTGCCATTGTCCTCTATGTGGTCAATCCATTTACCTTCGCCTCGGATAGCTGCGAACTGGAGCGACTGGCTTTGATTGCTCTGCTTCGGTGCTATGCGGAACTCTTGAAAGCTGTTCCCGATTCAGTGCGATCGCAGATGAACATACAGATTATATCGCTGGAATCCGTCATGGAACTGGGACCCTGTGGCAATAGGAAGCGCTTCTCCGATGAGATTAGGTGCCTGgctttgaacattttttcgcAGTGCCGGCGGCACTTGGTGCATGCACAATCCGTAAAAAGTCTTACAGGCTTCGGAACGGCCGCCAATATGGAGGCCTTCCTCAAGACCAAGGACGAACCCAATCGCCGGGCCTACAAGATGTACACCGCTCCGTTTGTCCTGGCACCGATGCACGAGAGGAATGACAAAACGGACTTCTCCAGATCGGCGGGCAGTATGCATGGACAGAATGAACATCGTTATTCGGTGATGTACTGCAACTACTGCCTGAGCGAGGATCAGGCTTGGCTTCTGGCCACCGCCACGGATGAACGCGGCGAGTTGCTGGAGAAGATCTGCATTAATATCGATGTGCCGAATCGGGCGAGAAGAAGGAAAGCTCCCGCCCGCTATGTGGCACTGAAGAAACTGATGGACTTCATCATGGGAATCATCTCTCAGACGTCGCAGATGTGGCGATTGGTCATCGGCCGCATTGGCAGGATAGGACACAGTGAACTCAAGTCGTGGAGTTACTTGCTCAGCAAGCAACAGCTCCAGAAGGCCTCCAAGCAATTCAAGGACATGTGCAAGCAATGTACACTGATGTATCCACCCACTATCCTCAGTGCCTGCCTGGTGACCCTGGAACCGGATGCCAAGCTGCGCGTGATGCCCGATCAGTTTACGCCGGATGAGCGCTTCTCACAAATCTCCATGCAGAATCCGCTGGCTACGCCGCAGGACGTGACCTGCACCCACATCCTGGTATTTCCCACCAGCGCGGTCTGTGCG CCCTTTACACGCCAGTTCCAGAACGAGCCGCAGGTAGATGACGACTTCCTCACCTTCGAAGAGGAGGGCAACGACGACTTTGACGATGAAATTGGCGATCTCTTCTGGGGGGACA CTCACATAGACAGGGTTTCCAATCACGGTAGTCCGGGACGCATGGATGACAACCGCAGCTGGCAGAGCGCCGGTGGAAATAACTTCAAGTGTACTCCGCCACAGGAAGTGGAAGAG GTTGGTTCACTCAACCAGCAGCCAATATCGGTGGGCTACATGGTGTCCACGGCGCCGACGGGTCGCATGCCCGCTTGGTTCTGGTCCGCCTGTCCGCATCTAGAGGATGTGTGTCCCGTGTTCCTGAAGACGGCCTTACACCTCCACGTGCCGAGTATACAGTCAGCCGACGATATTCTCAACTCGACCAATGCCCATCAGTCGGCCAACGACCATCCGCTGGACTCGACCCTCACGGCGGATGTGTTGCGCTTCGTCCTCGAGGGATACAATGCCCTCTCCTGGCTAGCCCTCGACTCCAACACACACGATCGTCTCTCCTGTCTGCCCATCAATGTCCAGACGCTGATGGATCTGTACTATCTGACGGCTGCCATAGCCTAA